TCGGCATCGTCGGTTGCGGGGTCATAGCCCCATGGCATGCAGGCGCCATCCTTGCGGCACCCAACGCGGAGCTGACAGCCGTCTGCGATATCGAGGTGGAGAAGGCGGAGAAGCTGGCGGCCGAACACGGCAATCCGCGCGTGTACGATAACCATCTGGCGCTGCTGGAAGACCCGGAGGTGGACGCGGTCTGCGTCTGCACACCGTCCGGCCTGCACGCGGCTATCGGCGTCGATGCGGCCAGAGCGGGCAAGCACGTGCTGTCCGAGAAACCGCTGGATATCACACTGGCCAACATGGACGCCCTGATCTCAGCATGCCGTGAGAACGGCGTCAAGCTGGGTTGCATCTTCCAGCGCCGCACGTCACCTATGTGGAAGGCGGTGCGGGAGGCAGTCCAGGCCGGAAAACTTGGGAAGCTGGTTGTGGCGGATGCCTATCTGAAATACTATCGCTCCCAGCAGTATTACGATAGCGCGGGCTGGCGCGGAACCTGGGAGCTGGACGGCGGCGGCGCGCTGATGAACCAGGGAGTGCACTGCGTGGATCTGATGCGCTGGATCGTGGGAGATCCGGCAACGGTTTTCGGCCGCTGCGACCATCTGGCCCGGAAGATCGAGGTGGAGGACGCGGCCTGCGCCGTGGTTACGTATGCCAACGGGGCGATGGGAATCATCGAGGGCACCACGTGCGTATACAACGGTGTCCCCCACAGGCTGGAGTTCCACGGCGAAACAGGTAATATTATGGTCGAGGGCGAACG
The sequence above is drawn from the Armatimonadota bacterium genome and encodes:
- a CDS encoding oxidoreductase; translation: MSDKIRFGIVGCGVIAPWHAGAILAAPNAELTAVCDIEVEKAEKLAAEHGNPRVYDNHLALLEDPEVDAVCVCTPSGLHAAIGVDAARAGKHVLSEKPLDITLANMDALISACRENGVKLGCIFQRRTSPMWKAVREAVQAGKLGKLVVADAYLKYYRSQQYYDSAGWRGTWELDGGGALMNQGVHCVDLMRWIVGDPATVFGRCDHLARKIEVEDAACAVVTYANGAMGIIEGTTCVYNGVPHRLEFHGETGNIMVEGERIVRWETADGSEAPDLSKLTDEGAASAKPTDIGNEGHCIQIQDFADAILNDHEPMVTGEDARGAVELILGIYRSSREGAPVTFPLRED